GGAACCATAGGATTTTTTGGATGATCCTTGATTGCTGGTTGAGCAAAGAATAATCGTGCAATGGAACTTGGAAGGCCTGGCTCAGGTGGTATCCTCACTGAAATTGGAGAATCAAACTATATATTTGTGTGGCTTGGAAAATAATGTTATGCCTTTTCTTGTCTTGTTCAGGCAAAAGAAGATTAAGGGACCTATTGCTTCAAAAGGATAATCGCTTCTGTGCAGATTGTCGAGCTTTAGATCCTAGATGGGCGTAAGTTTTGTTCAAACGATTGCGCAATAGAATGAATGTTATACACTTCTGGAGAGCTATGAGCTACTTGTTAAGGATAACACTTGGGAGGATGCTTTTTGCAGGTCATCAAATATTGGAGTTTTTATATGCTTGAAATGCTGTGGTGTTCACAGAAGCCTTGGTTCACATATATCAAAGGTGAATAGTGAAGTTGGATATTGTTATCATCGACATGGTTTTATGCATTGTTCTCTTTATAAATTCCATTGAAGACAATAACATATTTAGGTTCGAAAGATTAGTTACTGGATTCAGAACTAGACCCATAGACCACATTAGTGAGATGGATGGtccttttttgttcgacatccAAGGATTTCATCTAAAATGTCTTGTACCTCAAAGATGTTTCTTGCTCATAAGTTGTGATGATCTATCTCAACTCTAATTGCGGACGACTTTGGTTATTGATTTGGACCAGGTGTTATCAGTGACGTTGGATGAATGGaatgatgatgaaattgaTGCCATGATAGAAATTGGAGGGAATAATTCAGCGAATGCGATTTATGAAGCCTTTATTCCTGAGGGATATTCAAAGCCTGGACCGGATGCCACCCATGAACAACGTTCAAAATTCATTCGGTTAGACATGATTTAGTAACTGTGAAATGTATCCATGTTAAGGGTCTTTTGTTCTTAATTCATCTTCTCCCTAGCCATGCACTAATTAAGTTTAAGAATGAACGCTTATTATATTTGCTCTTTGTTTCTGACCTTTtgtgatattattttatatctgATCCTTTGTAGTTCCTTAAACAATTAGCACATTACTTTGTTTTGAGTGCTGACAGTGGATTAGCAGGCGTTGAATTGAATAGGCAATAGTCAACTATGAGTAAAATTTCCAAGAGAAACGATTCAATGAATGGTCACTTACATGAATTTGACACTTTTTGTGgtctctataatttttttttacaggtCCAAATATGAACTTCAAGAATTTCTGAAACCGAGCTTGAGAATTTTATCGAACTCCGACAAAAACAATGTCCAAGCAAACTTTGCTTCAAAGGTCATGAACAGTTTTCGTTCaaattcttcacaaaaatcaGTGAGTCCTCGCTATACCTTTTCTCcattatttttcctttcaaaactGCACCCTTCATGCTTGCTTACCATATAAACATTTTCAGGGCATATGGGAAATACTTTCTAATGTGGAAGtgtaaattattagttttcgACTGATAAATGATGATCATCCAGCCTACAATGTACCCTTTTCGATTTCATATTTACTAAAACTCTGCTATCTCTGAAATTTAAAGCATTTGCAGAAGGGTATGGTAGAGTTTCTTGGATTATTGAAGGTGAAAGTGATTAAAGGGACAAACTTAGCTATCAGGGATATGATGTCGAGCGATCCTTATGTAGTCTTGACTCTTGGCCAACAGGTTAGTAGTTTTCTTGCAAACAAGCTCTTTGTGCCTGATGTTCATCTATTTGTAGATTACTGCCATAGATTTTGATTGTTCTATTTGATGTAGATGATAACATTAtgctgtttttttcttttagactGTCCAGACAGGTATAATCAGGAGCAACTTGAATCCTGTGTGGAATGAGGAACTGATGCTATCTGTACCTCAATCTTTTGGAACCTTAAAGTTGGTATGTCTTTCTAAAACTCTTTGCACTTGGTCTCCCTTTTTAAACCAAGCATACTAATCTTAATATAACCACAGAAGTTTGTTTCCCATTCATTAGTTTACTGACCATCTTGTATGAGATTGTTTTATTCAGTATCCAACATCTACTGCTATGGTTATTTACAATTATCTATACTTGTCACCACATTGCAGCAAGTATACGACTATGACACGTTTACAGCAGACGACATAATGGGAGAAGCAGAAATTGATCTCCAGCCCTTGATAACATCAGCAATGGCATTTGGGGATGCTGGAATGTTTTCTAACATGCAAATTGGAAAATGGCTGAAATCACACGATAATGCTCTCATAGGCGATAGCACCGTTAATATTGTGGATGGGAAGGTAAAGCAAGAGATATCACTCCAGCTGCAGAATGTGGAATCAGGAGAACTAGATCTAGAGCTAGAATGGATGCCTCTTGGACAATAGGTAAATATAAATCCCAAATCCCTCCCAGTTTTATTGAAACAAGAGTGTTAGTTTTCACATGGTTTGTCCTTGTTCTAACCTCTAAATGTTCAATGCATCTCCATGTCATTTGATAGTTTGGAAAGCATTGGAGTTCAAACTAACTTAAGGCTACTACACTCCAGATTTTCAATATTCTTGTTTACTATATGAGCCCTTTGATTCcttcaatttataaatatatggtGTCAGCCACATTCTTTTTGTTCACTTTTCATTCAAAGCTGGAGTAACCAGTACCAAATAAAATACTGCACACTCTAATCAATGTTCATCTCGCAAGACAATCTTTCTTAAACACTTAAATCAATGTTCATctggaaaaagaaagtaataaaTGATCAAATAGAATAATAGCTCAAAATGTTTCCAACAATAATTGGGTAAGCTGTTCTAATCATCTTAATATCAAATCTTATCACATTTCTTTGAAACACTTCTCAATATCCCCAGGTCCCCACgggttttcatgcttacatgtaaAATTACATtgagaatattattttcttatggAAGAGGCAAACACGCAAAGGAATAACataatcaaaactttaaagaatttccttttttttcttttttttatttattgatatcgACAAATTATTGATACATGAGCATACAGATTCCCAACATACAATCAATGCCAATAAAATTGTCTAATTTCGTAATTAAAATGACATCTCATACAGTAAGGAAAATTTGGAACTGGGAAATATCACTATTTCAAAAGCTATAACAGTATGACTCTTGGCTAAGACAGCTAGATTCTTGGTGTAAACCGTAATGGTATTATCACAATTGTTGATGATATCTTATCTTTATTTGTGATTACTGTTGTTAGAAGAGAGCGGCAATGATCTTTGATTTTTGACCTTAAAAATGTAGTATAACGTAGAACCGACTAATAAAGTGACACCTGTTATTCCACAAGCCGCCGTCGCCACCAATAGTGCATTTCTAAGTCGTTTATCTCCACCGTCACGGTGGGTCCACCATCCCGGCGCCTCGCTGGAATTCATCGCCTTCGGCAACGGCAATGCCACTTCCGGCGTCGGCGACGAAGTTCCTCCGAAGAACGACCGCATCTCCGGCGACGATTTGTCTCCCGCTGCCGGAGGGCTCTGAAACTCCAGACCATGCTCCGACGGCCGAATCTCCAGCGCCGCCGCGATTGCGACGATAAACAGCAAATACACGGCCATCGCTGCCATTGATTTGATAGTAATCATCGGCGCTGATTCCTCGACCACGAAGCGAGCTGTGCGTCTCGATTtgcttcgttcttcttccTCGATTGTGTTTAGAGTACTATAACGCGGAAAAAACTTGTGAATTAGGCAATGGAAGAAAGGGGAAAGAGTGATTCAGAGTGTTAAGAACAATCGTGGGACGAAGATTGGATTTGGCGTAAAGGGGAAGCAAACGAACGCGCTTTATAATCTCTCACTTTTTTCGCAAACCTTTATATCTCTGTTTGGTTCTCAGGAAAAAGTTTGGGCAGACGCTGTGAGCTTTCCGGgcaaattacatttttttttctccacatatataatttaaaaattttgcaaccgcaattttatttaattattatctaatcctttattatttttttattttattttatttagatcaATGAGAATTTAAATCTCACTTACTgttctatttaattataaagtataaatatatggttgacttaattaaaaatattataaagacATGCTGTTATTGACTCACTCGACTATATCCCTctaataatttcaattcaacTATAGATGACTTTACAgttaacaaaatatatatatatatatatatatattattaatcttgtaaaatataaaattttaaattatgtttaatctATTGATCGAAAGTTTAGATTTTAGAATCAACAGTGATGTATAACGGTGTAAGTCAAGGTTC
This sequence is a window from Cucurbita pepo subsp. pepo cultivar mu-cu-16 chromosome LG19, ASM280686v2, whole genome shotgun sequence. Protein-coding genes within it:
- the LOC111781779 gene encoding uncharacterized protein LOC111781779; translated protein: MITIKSMAAMAVYLLFIVAIAAALEIRPSEHGLEFQSPPAAGDKSSPEMRSFFGGTSSPTPEVALPLPKAMNSSEAPGWWTHRDGGDKRLRNALLVATAACGITGVTLLVGSTLYYIFKVKNQRSLPLSSNNSNHK
- the LOC111781778 gene encoding ADP-ribosylation factor GTPase-activating protein AGD12-like encodes the protein MELGRPGSGKRRLRDLLLQKDNRFCADCRALDPRWASSNIGVFICLKCCGVHRSLGSHISKVLSVTLDEWNDDEIDAMIEIGGNNSANAIYEAFIPEGYSKPGPDATHEQRSKFIRSKYELQEFLKPSLRILSNSDKNNVQANFASKVMNSFRSNSSQKSHLQKGMVEFLGLLKVKVIKGTNLAIRDMMSSDPYVVLTLGQQTVQTGIIRSNLNPVWNEELMLSVPQSFGTLKLQVYDYDTFTADDIMGEAEIDLQPLITSAMAFGDAGMFSNMQIGKWLKSHDNALIGDSTVNIVDGKVKQEISLQLQNVESGELDLELEWMPLGQ